The Cannabis sativa cultivar Pink pepper isolate KNU-18-1 unplaced genomic scaffold, ASM2916894v1 Contig3, whole genome shotgun sequence genome window below encodes:
- the LOC133033199 gene encoding S-adenosylmethionine synthase 1, with protein sequence METFLFTSESVNEGHPDKLCDQISDAVLDACLAQDPDSKVACETCTKTNMVMVFGEITTKANVDYEKIVRDTCRSIGFVSDDVGLDADNCKVLVNIEQQSPDIAQGVHGHFTKRPEEIGAGDQGHMFGYATDETPELMPLSHVLATKLGARLTEVRKNGTCPWLRPDGKTQVTVEYFNEDGAMVPIRVHTVLISTQHDETVTNDEIAADLKEHVIKPVIPEKYLDEKTIFHLNPSGRFVIGGPHGDAGLTGRKIIIDTYGGWGAHGGGAFSGKDPTKVDRSGAYIVRQAAKSIVASGLARRCIVQVSYAIGVPEPLSVFVDTYKTGKIPDKEILEIVKENFDFRPGMITINLDLKRGGNGRFLKTAAYGHFGRDDADFTWEVVKPLKWEKPQS encoded by the coding sequence ATGGAGACCTTCCTATTTACCTCCGAGTCCGTGAACGAGGGTCACCCAGACAAGCTCTGTGACCAGATCTCTGATGCCGTGCTTGACGCCTGCCTTGCCCAGGACCCTGACAGCAAGGTTGCCTGTGAGACATGCACCAAGACCAACATGGTCATGGTCTTTGGAGAGATCACAACCAAGGCTAATGTAGATTACGAGAAGATCGTCCGTGACACATGCCGTTCTATTGGATTCGTTTCTGACGATGTGGGTCTTGATGCCGACAACTGCAAGGTTCTTGTTAACATTGAACAGCAGAGCCCTGATATTGCCCAAGGTGTCCATGGACATTTTACCAAGCGCCCTGAGGAGATTGGTGCTGGTGACCAGGGCCATATGTTTGGTTATGCTACTGATGAAACTCCTGAGTTGATGCCACTCAGCCACGTCCTCGCCACCAAGCTTGGTGCACGACTTACTGAAGTCAGGAAGAACGGCACCTGCCCCTGGTTGAGACCCGACGGCAAGACCCAAGTGACAGTGGAGTACTTCAATGAGGATGGAGCTATGGTTCCCATCCGTGTCCACACCGTTCTCATCTCCACCCAGCACGATGAGACTGTCACAAATGACGAGATTGCTGCTGACCTTAAGGAACATGTCATCAAGCCAGTCATCCCCGAGAAGTACCTTGATGAGAAGACAATCTTCCACTTGAACCCTTCAGGCCGCTTTGTCATTGGTGGTCCACACGGTGATGCTGGTCTTACTGGCCGTAAGATCATCATCGATACCTATGGTGGTTGGGGAGCTCACGGTGGTGGTGCTTTCTCTGGAAAGGACCCTACTAAGGTGGACAGAAGTGGAGCCTACATTGTCAGGCAGGCGGCCAAGAGTATTGTTGCCAGCGGGCTTGCTCGTAGGTGCATTGTGCAGGTCTCTTACGCCATTGGTGTCCCAGAACCTTTGTCCGTCTTTGTTGACACTTACAAGACTGGAAAGATTCCAGACAAGGAGATCCTCGAAATCGTTAAGGAGAACTTTGACTTCAGGCCTGGAATGATCACCATCAACCTAGACTTGAAGAGAGGCGGCAATGGCAGGTTCCTGAAGACCGCTGCCTACGGACACTTCGGAAGGGATGATGCCGACTTCACCTGGGAGGTTGTGAAGCCCCTCAAGTGGGAGAAGCCACAGTCTTAA